From the Micromonospora lupini genome, one window contains:
- a CDS encoding TrpB-like pyridoxal phosphate-dependent enzyme, translating to MTATKFVLPESDIPTTWYNVVPDLPKGLPPMLHPGTREPITAADLEPLFATGMIEQEFTTERDVDIPGPVLDIYRQWRPSPLVRARRLEQALDTPARIYFKYEGVSPAGSHKPNTAVPQAYYSKLDGVQRLTTETGAGQWGSSLSMACAYFGLDCEVFMVRVSYDQKPYRRGLMETFGASVTASPSDRTEAGRAALAADPDSTGSLGLAISEAVEAAMSSGGVAKYALGSVLNLVLMHQTIIGQEALLQLAMADDYPDIVIGAAGGGSNFAGLALPFVRRQLGGGPTVRFIAAEPASCPSLTQGSYDYDFGDTAGLTPLAKMHTLGHDFHPPAIHAGGLRYHGMAPIVSALRDIDLIEARAVPQTACFEAGVLFARSEGIVPAPESTHAVRVAVDEALRCRETGESKAIVFSLSGHGHFDMQAYIDYFAGKLTD from the coding sequence ATGACCGCGACGAAGTTCGTGCTGCCCGAGAGTGACATCCCGACGACCTGGTACAACGTGGTTCCCGACCTGCCCAAGGGCCTGCCCCCGATGCTGCACCCCGGCACCCGGGAACCCATCACCGCGGCGGACCTCGAACCGCTCTTCGCCACCGGCATGATCGAGCAGGAGTTCACCACCGAGCGGGACGTGGACATTCCCGGGCCGGTGCTCGACATCTACCGGCAGTGGCGGCCCAGCCCGCTCGTGCGCGCCCGTCGCCTGGAGCAGGCCCTCGACACGCCGGCCCGGATCTACTTCAAGTACGAGGGGGTCAGCCCGGCCGGCAGCCACAAGCCGAACACCGCAGTGCCGCAGGCGTACTACAGCAAGCTCGACGGTGTGCAGCGGCTGACCACCGAGACCGGCGCCGGCCAGTGGGGCAGCTCGCTCTCGATGGCCTGCGCGTACTTCGGCCTCGACTGCGAGGTCTTCATGGTGCGGGTCAGCTACGACCAGAAGCCGTACCGGCGGGGGCTGATGGAGACGTTCGGCGCGTCGGTCACCGCGAGCCCGAGCGACCGTACCGAGGCGGGCCGGGCGGCCCTCGCCGCCGACCCGGACTCCACAGGCAGCCTCGGCCTGGCCATCTCCGAGGCGGTGGAGGCGGCGATGTCCAGCGGCGGCGTCGCCAAGTACGCCCTCGGCTCGGTGCTCAACCTGGTGCTGATGCACCAGACGATCATCGGGCAGGAGGCGCTGCTCCAGCTCGCGATGGCCGACGACTACCCGGACATCGTGATCGGCGCGGCCGGCGGCGGTTCCAACTTCGCAGGGCTGGCCCTGCCGTTCGTGCGCCGCCAGTTGGGCGGCGGCCCGACGGTGCGGTTCATCGCGGCGGAGCCGGCCTCCTGCCCGTCGCTGACCCAGGGCAGCTACGACTACGACTTCGGCGACACCGCCGGGCTCACCCCGCTTGCCAAGATGCACACCCTGGGCCACGACTTCCACCCGCCGGCGATCCACGCCGGTGGGCTGCGCTACCACGGCATGGCGCCGATCGTCAGCGCGCTGCGGGACATCGACCTGATCGAGGCGCGGGCGGTCCCGCAGACCGCCTGCTTCGAGGCGGGCGTGCTGTTCGCCCGCAGCGAGGGGATCGTGCCGGCGCCGGAGTCCACCCACGCCGTCCGGGTGGCTGTGGACGAGGCGCTGCGCTGCCGGGAGACGGGCGAGTCGAAGGCGATCGTCTTCTCCCTCTCGGGGCACGGCCACTTCGACATGCAGGCCTACATCGACTACTTCGCCGGAAAACTGACGGACTGA
- a CDS encoding DUF6069 family protein: MSAEASTPRAAVDSAPRVRNRVIVVVAAVLAAVVVWLIATVAGAPLTVDQGSGPQDVTVLAVIVTSALAALFGWGLLALLERVSARATTIWTAIAVAVLVLSLVPASLVDATAGTTVALVLMHLAVGAVVILGYRRAGARRG; encoded by the coding sequence ATGTCTGCGGAAGCCTCCACCCCTCGCGCAGCAGTCGACAGTGCCCCGCGCGTGCGCAACCGGGTCATCGTTGTCGTGGCCGCGGTGCTCGCCGCCGTGGTCGTGTGGCTGATCGCCACCGTCGCCGGCGCGCCGCTCACCGTCGACCAGGGCTCCGGTCCCCAGGACGTCACGGTGCTCGCCGTGATCGTGACCTCCGCGCTCGCCGCCCTGTTCGGCTGGGGCCTGCTCGCGCTGCTCGAGCGCGTATCGGCTCGCGCCACGACCATCTGGACCGCGATCGCCGTCGCCGTGCTCGTGCTGTCGCTCGTGCCGGCATCCCTTGTCGACGCCACGGCGGGCACCACTGTCGCCCTCGTGCTGATGCACCTTGCGGTCGGTGCGGTCGTGATCCTGGGCTACCGCCGGGCAGGTGCGCGGCGCGGCTGA
- a CDS encoding MarR family winged helix-turn-helix transcriptional regulator, whose amino-acid sequence MTTGTSGPDAAAPDLMFLMSWATHALAQEHAAALSGLGISTRAYCVLDRGSTGEFTQSQLGDMCGIDKTTMVVTLDELERGGLAERRTSTTDRRARIVTVTPDGERMVAEARRIVARLQGDILDTIPSRDRGIFLDVLGRLVDGRLSTFVQTDRPVRRRSSRAA is encoded by the coding sequence ATGACGACCGGCACCTCCGGACCCGATGCCGCGGCGCCCGACCTGATGTTCCTGATGTCCTGGGCCACCCACGCGCTGGCTCAGGAGCACGCCGCCGCCCTCTCCGGTCTGGGCATCTCGACGCGGGCCTACTGCGTGCTCGATCGCGGCAGCACCGGCGAGTTCACCCAGAGCCAACTCGGCGACATGTGCGGCATCGACAAGACGACGATGGTCGTCACCCTCGACGAGCTCGAACGCGGGGGCCTGGCCGAACGCCGCACCTCGACGACCGACCGACGTGCCCGCATCGTCACCGTCACGCCCGACGGCGAGCGGATGGTCGCCGAGGCGCGGCGGATCGTCGCGCGGCTGCAGGGCGACATCCTCGACACGATCCCGTCGCGCGACCGGGGGATCTTCCTGGACGTGCTCGGTCGACTCGTCGACGGCCGGCTGTCGACGTTCGTGCAGACCGACCGTCCAGTCCGTCGGCGGTCCTCCCGGGCCGCCTGA
- a CDS encoding basic amino acid ABC transporter substrate-binding protein: protein MRVRSAVRQAGLVAAVAALALSAGCAKKDDSEVQASGVKLVEAGKLTVCTHLPYPPFQSKDASGKVTGFDVDVMDLVAKELGVEQTIIDTPFEGIKSGQDLNTGKCDAAAAGMTITAERQKVMNFSDPYFDATQAMLVKSGKTYKTLDDLRGKKVGVQAATTGRDYAKKFEAEKGLQIVEFEDLAAEQQALANGQVEAAINDLPVWSEYLKKNPGGFQVTAEFDTGEQYGFSVKKDGNPELLKKINETLAKAKQDGTYDAIYSKWIGKQPSA, encoded by the coding sequence GTGAGAGTCCGTAGCGCAGTCCGTCAGGCCGGCCTCGTCGCGGCGGTCGCCGCTCTGGCGTTGAGCGCGGGATGTGCCAAGAAGGATGACAGCGAGGTCCAGGCGAGCGGGGTCAAGCTGGTCGAGGCCGGCAAGCTGACCGTCTGCACCCACCTGCCGTACCCGCCGTTCCAGTCGAAGGACGCCAGCGGCAAGGTCACCGGGTTCGACGTCGACGTGATGGACCTGGTGGCCAAGGAGTTGGGCGTCGAGCAGACGATCATCGACACGCCGTTCGAGGGGATCAAGTCCGGTCAGGACCTGAACACCGGCAAGTGCGACGCGGCCGCCGCGGGCATGACCATCACCGCCGAACGGCAGAAGGTGATGAACTTCTCCGACCCGTACTTCGACGCCACCCAGGCGATGCTTGTGAAGAGCGGCAAGACGTACAAGACGCTCGACGACCTGCGGGGCAAGAAGGTGGGCGTGCAGGCGGCCACCACCGGCCGTGACTACGCCAAGAAGTTCGAGGCGGAGAAGGGTCTTCAGATCGTCGAGTTCGAGGACCTCGCGGCCGAGCAGCAGGCGCTCGCCAACGGCCAGGTCGAGGCCGCCATCAACGACCTGCCGGTCTGGAGCGAGTACCTGAAGAAGAACCCGGGCGGGTTCCAGGTGACCGCCGAGTTCGACACCGGCGAGCAGTACGGGTTCTCGGTGAAGAAGGACGGCAACCCGGAACTGCTCAAGAAGATCAACGAGACGCTGGCCAAGGCCAAGCAGGACGGCACGTACGACGCGATCTACTCCAAGTGGATCGGCAAGCAGCCGAGCGCCTGA
- a CDS encoding UbiD family decarboxylase: MSHRPPVDLRHALASLDPLPGELVRVATELPARYGVSAHYARWAGAPAAPPTGAGPAVLFDRVRPDHGPTRAVLMGLYGTRTRAAGLLGCTPSELPHRLLDAVAAPRPPVPAPDASRWPRETLPVDLTALPVPVLTDEDAGPYLTLGAVLATDPDTGVRNLSVHRMCVQGPDSLTIWMVPGRDLELAYQAALRRGRPLPVAIHLGLSPAVLLSSCCPTSLVPPALDELAVAGALAGQPVELLPCATVDAEFIAHAEYVIEGELRADRAPESAHGTVATPEFLGYQGRAHPSLPLIQVTAITARERPILQAVSGPGHEQSVLLGFGMEAAVLDLLRRRGTPALAAHCHTAGGGQLMVVLQWPAKRGPEDDLAVRAAAEAVLEQFRMAKLVLCVGEDVDIESDQDLWWAMVTRFQADQDLLVLPDREGFPLDPSQHTGYSPSLSADGRTAKAVFDCTVPYAQRARFHRPRFTEPSRPAPRRPAAPLPR, encoded by the coding sequence ATGAGCCACCGCCCGCCCGTCGACCTGCGGCACGCGCTGGCCAGCCTCGACCCGCTCCCGGGCGAGCTGGTCCGCGTCGCCACGGAGCTGCCCGCCCGCTACGGCGTCTCCGCCCACTACGCCAGGTGGGCCGGTGCGCCCGCCGCCCCGCCCACCGGCGCCGGCCCGGCGGTGCTCTTCGACCGGGTACGCCCCGACCACGGGCCGACCCGGGCGGTGCTGATGGGCCTCTACGGCACCCGTACGCGTGCCGCCGGCCTGCTCGGCTGCACGCCGAGTGAGCTGCCGCACCGGCTGCTCGACGCGGTTGCCGCCCCCCGTCCGCCGGTGCCCGCCCCCGATGCGTCCCGCTGGCCGCGCGAGACGCTGCCGGTGGATCTGACCGCGCTGCCGGTGCCGGTCCTCACCGACGAGGACGCCGGGCCCTACCTGACCCTCGGCGCGGTGCTCGCCACCGACCCGGACACCGGGGTCCGCAACCTGTCGGTGCACCGGATGTGCGTGCAGGGGCCCGACTCGCTGACCATCTGGATGGTGCCCGGCCGGGACCTGGAGCTCGCGTACCAGGCCGCCCTGCGCCGAGGGCGTCCGTTGCCTGTCGCGATCCACCTCGGCCTGAGCCCGGCGGTGCTGCTGTCCTCCTGCTGCCCGACCTCGCTGGTCCCGCCCGCGCTCGACGAGCTGGCGGTGGCCGGCGCGCTCGCCGGTCAGCCTGTCGAGCTGCTGCCCTGCGCCACCGTGGACGCCGAGTTCATCGCGCACGCCGAGTACGTCATCGAGGGCGAGCTGCGGGCCGACCGGGCGCCGGAGAGCGCGCACGGCACCGTGGCCACGCCGGAGTTCCTCGGCTACCAGGGTCGGGCGCACCCCTCGTTGCCGCTGATCCAGGTCACCGCGATCACCGCCCGGGAGCGACCGATCCTGCAGGCTGTCTCCGGACCCGGCCACGAGCAGTCGGTGCTGCTCGGCTTCGGGATGGAGGCCGCGGTGCTGGACCTGCTGCGCCGCCGGGGGACGCCGGCCCTGGCCGCGCACTGTCACACCGCGGGCGGCGGCCAGCTCATGGTGGTGCTCCAGTGGCCGGCCAAGCGCGGCCCGGAGGACGACCTCGCGGTACGCGCCGCCGCCGAGGCGGTGCTGGAGCAGTTCCGGATGGCCAAGCTGGTGCTGTGCGTGGGCGAGGACGTCGACATCGAGTCCGACCAGGACCTGTGGTGGGCGATGGTCACCCGCTTCCAGGCCGACCAGGACCTGCTGGTACTGCCGGACCGGGAGGGCTTCCCGCTCGACCCGAGCCAGCACACCGGCTACTCCCCGTCGCTGTCGGCCGACGGGCGCACGGCGAAGGCGGTCTTCGACTGCACCGTCCCGTACGCCCAGCGCGCCCGGTTCCACAGGCCCCGCTTCACCGAGCCGTCACGTCCCGCACCGCGGCGGCCAGCAGCGCCACTCCCTCGGTGA
- a CDS encoding DUF6223 family protein — translation MFPSRNPKPARLLCTAAASALLGVFGLAAPATAAYTSSAPLAASVTTMSAGRLGASVAALLGLAGVIVGALALARPTSRVGTGSGLLGATVALAAGLVGVALGALVVATSDGGIGTGNGLGGAYVALVVGLAALGLGGLALSRTRN, via the coding sequence ATGTTCCCGTCGCGAAACCCGAAGCCGGCTCGCCTGCTGTGCACCGCTGCCGCGTCCGCCCTGCTGGGGGTGTTCGGGCTCGCCGCGCCGGCCACCGCCGCGTACACCTCGTCCGCGCCGTTGGCGGCAAGCGTGACCACCATGAGCGCCGGGCGACTCGGGGCGAGCGTGGCCGCCCTGCTGGGCCTGGCCGGGGTGATCGTCGGCGCGCTGGCCCTGGCCCGCCCCACCAGTCGCGTCGGCACCGGCAGCGGGCTGCTCGGCGCGACAGTGGCGCTGGCGGCGGGGCTGGTCGGGGTGGCCCTCGGCGCGCTTGTCGTCGCGACCTCCGACGGCGGTATCGGCACCGGTAACGGGCTCGGTGGGGCGTACGTGGCCCTCGTCGTGGGATTGGCCGCACTGGGCCTCGGCGGGCTCGCGCTGAGCCGCACCCGCAACTGA
- a CDS encoding PLP-dependent aminotransferase family protein, producing MSSDQLLVTLDRDSSVPLQQQLCDQISGSVRAGRLRPGDTVPPSRELAHQLGVSRTVVTRAYELLRANGVLTSRRGSGTRVSAALTDAPAPAPRAVRAHLRPEPPLPTDAGSPLWKPWEPAPMHRPDGTYDFRHGTPALASFPVARWRQSLADAVSRADAVALGYGPAEGAVSLRAQITALLRRSRALDATRENTVVTSGATQAMDILVRLLVGPDDVVIIEDPSHTVLRQIFGYSRAAVVPVGVDEEGLRVDEIECRVRAHGLDPARVRLVYVTPSHQFPTGFIMSERRRRALLRWAREHGATVLEDDYHNEFTFAQERLPSLAADPQDADVVYVGSFSKTLFPSLRIGYAVLPPHLVRSFLGVKWITDRLTPTLTQEALAEFISSGAYARHIGRMDRLYRQRRARLLEALYEHFGAGVRISGTAAGLHVLVTLGGAPDVGEAEIVRAAAARGVRVYPASGYFVTRPPTEPTFLIGYASLPTARITEGVALLAAAVRDVTAR from the coding sequence GTGAGTTCGGACCAGCTCCTCGTCACACTGGACCGGGACAGTTCGGTGCCGTTGCAGCAGCAGCTCTGTGACCAGATCAGCGGGTCCGTGCGGGCCGGCCGACTGCGCCCCGGCGACACGGTGCCGCCCAGCCGCGAGCTGGCGCACCAGCTCGGGGTCTCCCGGACGGTGGTGACCCGGGCGTACGAGCTGCTGCGGGCCAACGGTGTGCTCACCTCGCGGCGGGGTTCCGGCACGCGGGTCAGCGCCGCCCTCACCGATGCGCCGGCGCCCGCCCCGCGCGCCGTCCGCGCGCACCTGCGGCCCGAACCCCCGCTTCCCACCGACGCCGGCAGTCCGCTGTGGAAGCCGTGGGAGCCGGCGCCGATGCACAGGCCGGACGGGACGTACGACTTCCGGCACGGCACCCCGGCGCTTGCCAGCTTCCCGGTGGCCCGGTGGCGGCAGTCGCTCGCCGACGCGGTGAGCCGGGCCGACGCCGTGGCGCTGGGCTACGGGCCGGCCGAGGGCGCGGTGTCGTTGCGTGCGCAGATCACCGCCCTGCTGCGGCGCAGTCGTGCGCTGGACGCCACCCGCGAGAACACGGTGGTGACCAGCGGCGCCACCCAGGCCATGGACATCCTGGTCCGGCTGCTCGTCGGCCCCGACGACGTGGTGATCATCGAGGATCCGAGCCACACCGTGCTGCGGCAGATCTTCGGCTACTCGCGGGCCGCGGTGGTGCCGGTAGGCGTCGACGAGGAGGGTTTGCGGGTCGACGAGATCGAGTGCCGGGTCCGCGCGCACGGCCTCGACCCGGCCCGGGTACGCCTGGTCTACGTCACCCCGTCGCACCAGTTCCCGACCGGGTTCATCATGTCCGAGAGGCGGCGGCGGGCGCTGCTGCGCTGGGCCCGCGAACACGGGGCCACGGTGCTGGAGGACGACTACCACAACGAGTTCACGTTCGCGCAGGAGCGGTTGCCGTCGCTGGCCGCCGACCCGCAGGACGCGGACGTGGTCTACGTCGGCAGCTTCAGCAAGACCCTCTTCCCCTCGCTGCGCATCGGGTACGCGGTGCTGCCGCCGCACCTCGTCCGGTCGTTCCTGGGCGTCAAGTGGATCACCGACCGGCTGACTCCGACGCTCACCCAGGAGGCGTTGGCCGAGTTCATCTCCTCCGGCGCGTACGCCCGGCACATCGGCCGGATGGACCGCCTCTACCGGCAGCGACGCGCCCGGCTGCTGGAGGCGCTGTACGAGCACTTCGGCGCGGGGGTGCGGATCTCCGGCACGGCGGCCGGGCTGCACGTACTGGTGACCCTGGGCGGCGCGCCCGACGTCGGCGAGGCCGAGATCGTGCGCGCCGCCGCCGCGCGGGGCGTACGGGTCTACCCGGCGTCGGGCTACTTCGTCACCCGCCCGCCGACCGAGCCGACGTTCCTGATCGGGTACGCGTCGCTGCCCACCGCCCGGATCACCGAGGGAGTGGCGCTGCTGGCCGCCGCGGTGCGGGACGTGACGGCTCGGTGA
- a CDS encoding cupin domain-containing protein: protein MSTEQVAAPVGIDFPATDWERWDKPGAEGRVKISYVGGQRLRLLELPPGFDEHHWCLRGHTGYVLQGEFTIHFRDRSVPCRPGMGFVIPDDEEHRSQGSDAEPTVVFVIDEVPQP from the coding sequence ATGTCCACTGAGCAGGTCGCCGCGCCGGTCGGCATCGACTTCCCGGCCACCGACTGGGAGAGGTGGGACAAGCCGGGCGCCGAGGGGCGCGTCAAGATCTCGTACGTCGGTGGTCAGCGCCTGCGCCTGCTGGAGCTGCCCCCGGGCTTCGACGAGCACCACTGGTGCCTGCGCGGCCACACCGGCTACGTCCTGCAGGGCGAGTTCACCATCCACTTCCGGGACCGGTCGGTGCCGTGTCGCCCCGGGATGGGTTTCGTCATCCCCGACGACGAGGAGCACCGGTCCCAGGGCAGCGACGCCGAGCCCACTGTCGTCTTCGTCATCGACGAGGTCCCGCAGCCGTGA
- a CDS encoding flavodoxin family protein, protein MPLHSEAATILAINGSERPGGNTDHAIAYAGKLIAERGAILRTIALREHRISPCSPCGDCNSRTLPCQVDDDVPALVEQMASADGLIYAAPVHGFGLAHLMQVFIERAGVGYLRFTRPLADKVGGIIVTGRRYSDSSVHNQIVNNLLLNRMILVGSGFPVLLRNTTGAPGLTDVEGVDALERMVHRMLDMVQLLKQHQQVDGGPVLPRRDRNERVPRPRRAETVHTRGDIENVH, encoded by the coding sequence GTGCCATTGCACAGCGAAGCAGCGACCATCCTCGCCATCAACGGATCGGAACGGCCCGGTGGCAACACCGACCACGCCATCGCGTACGCGGGCAAGCTGATCGCCGAGCGGGGCGCGATCCTGCGCACCATCGCGCTACGCGAGCACCGGATCTCGCCGTGCAGCCCGTGCGGCGACTGCAACAGCCGTACCCTGCCCTGCCAGGTGGACGACGACGTCCCCGCCCTGGTGGAGCAGATGGCAAGCGCCGACGGGCTGATCTACGCGGCCCCGGTGCACGGCTTCGGCCTCGCCCACCTCATGCAGGTCTTCATCGAGCGGGCGGGCGTCGGCTACCTGCGTTTCACCCGGCCGCTGGCCGACAAGGTCGGCGGCATCATCGTCACCGGGCGCCGCTACAGCGACTCCTCGGTGCACAACCAGATCGTCAACAACCTGCTGCTCAACCGGATGATTCTGGTGGGCAGCGGTTTCCCCGTCCTGCTGCGCAACACCACAGGCGCTCCCGGCCTGACCGACGTCGAGGGCGTCGACGCGCTGGAGCGGATGGTGCACCGGATGCTCGACATGGTGCAACTGCTCAAGCAGCACCAGCAGGTCGACGGTGGTCCGGTCCTCCCGCGCCGCGACCGCAACGAACGCGTTCCGCGGCCCCGCCGCGCCGAAACCGTCCACACCAGAGGAGATATCGAGAATGTCCACTGA
- a CDS encoding response regulator: MIRVLLVDDQALLRSGFRALLDVEEDIEVVAEAADGREGVALARRHLPDIALIDIQMPVLDGIAATRLIAADPALAGVHVVILTNYGLDEHVFHALRAGAAGFLVKDIEPEDFLHAVRVAARGDALLAPSITRRLIDRYVAEPRHLRAPTGLRELTTREREAVVLVAQGLSNDEIAARMVISPLTAKTHINRAMAKLHARDRAQLVVVAYESGLVAPRHD; this comes from the coding sequence GTGATCCGCGTCCTGCTTGTCGACGACCAGGCGCTCCTGCGCAGTGGTTTCCGCGCGCTCCTCGACGTCGAGGAGGACATCGAGGTGGTGGCCGAGGCTGCCGACGGCCGTGAGGGTGTGGCCCTCGCCCGGCGTCACCTGCCCGACATCGCGCTCATCGACATCCAGATGCCGGTGTTGGACGGCATCGCGGCGACCCGACTCATCGCCGCGGACCCGGCCCTGGCAGGTGTGCACGTCGTCATCCTGACCAACTACGGCCTCGACGAACACGTCTTCCACGCGTTGCGCGCCGGCGCCGCCGGCTTCCTCGTCAAGGACATCGAGCCGGAGGACTTCCTGCACGCCGTACGCGTCGCCGCGCGGGGCGACGCGCTGCTCGCCCCGTCGATCACCCGCCGGCTCATCGACAGGTACGTCGCCGAGCCGCGCCACCTGCGGGCCCCGACCGGTCTGCGGGAGTTGACCACCCGGGAACGCGAAGCCGTCGTCCTCGTCGCCCAGGGCCTGTCGAACGACGAGATCGCCGCGCGCATGGTGATCAGCCCGCTGACCGCCAAGACCCACATCAACCGCGCCATGGCCAAGCTGCACGCCCGCGACCGCGCCCAACTCGTCGTCGTCGCGTACGAGTCGGGTCTGGTGGCCCCGCGCCACGACTGA
- a CDS encoding sensor histidine kinase: MSTGRAAVRDWAIAVGVAAVLLVAGLSADHSTIDSELLGFPLLAASGVALAARRRAPVAVLAVTGLCAVGYQAVGFDVPAVAFLIAVYTGVRAGHRVVTVAAAVLMLVALPLTALAPPQDLPPGEAFARARGALEVAWLIAAGAAGEALRQAERRADEAERTREETARRRADEERLHIARELHDSLTHQISIIKVQAEVAVHLARRRGEAVPESLLAIREAGREASRELRATLEALRDDDRNPPRGLEHLPELVERARLAGLDTTLTVEGERQAVPAAVDRTAYRIVQESLTNVARHAAAATASVRVDYRPDALAIRVDDDGTATLATAPTPGVGLLGMRERVTALGGRLHAAPRDDGGFTVHAELPVGPPA, translated from the coding sequence ATGAGCACAGGGCGTGCCGCCGTGCGGGACTGGGCGATCGCCGTCGGTGTGGCGGCGGTGCTGCTTGTCGCCGGGCTGTCCGCGGACCATTCCACGATCGACAGTGAGCTGCTGGGCTTTCCGCTGCTGGCGGCCAGCGGTGTGGCGCTGGCGGCGCGTCGCCGGGCGCCCGTCGCCGTCCTGGCCGTCACCGGGCTGTGCGCGGTGGGTTACCAGGCGGTCGGTTTCGACGTGCCTGCGGTCGCCTTCCTGATCGCGGTGTACACGGGTGTGCGGGCGGGCCATCGCGTCGTCACGGTCGCCGCCGCGGTGCTGATGCTCGTCGCTCTTCCCCTCACCGCGCTCGCCCCGCCGCAGGACCTGCCCCCTGGGGAGGCGTTCGCCCGGGCCCGGGGCGCGCTGGAGGTGGCCTGGCTGATCGCCGCCGGCGCCGCGGGTGAGGCGTTGCGGCAGGCCGAGCGGCGGGCGGACGAGGCCGAGCGCACCCGGGAGGAGACCGCGCGACGCCGCGCCGACGAGGAGCGGCTGCACATCGCGCGGGAGCTGCACGACTCCCTCACCCACCAGATCTCGATCATCAAGGTGCAGGCCGAGGTGGCCGTGCACCTGGCCCGCCGACGGGGTGAGGCGGTGCCGGAGTCTCTGCTGGCGATCCGGGAGGCCGGCCGTGAGGCGAGCCGGGAGTTGCGCGCGACCCTGGAGGCCCTGCGCGACGACGACAGGAACCCGCCGCGCGGCCTCGAACACCTGCCGGAGCTTGTGGAGCGGGCCCGGCTGGCGGGGCTGGACACGACGTTGACGGTCGAGGGCGAACGGCAGGCCGTACCGGCCGCGGTGGATCGGACCGCCTACCGGATCGTGCAGGAGTCGCTCACCAACGTCGCCCGGCACGCCGCCGCGGCCACGGCGTCGGTACGCGTCGACTACCGTCCGGACGCCCTCGCGATCCGCGTCGACGACGACGGCACGGCCACGCTGGCGACGGCGCCGACGCCCGGAGTCGGGCTGCTCGGGATGCGCGAACGGGTCACCGCCCTGGGCGGTCGCCTCCACGCGGCGCCACGCGACGATGGCGGCTTCACCGTCCACGCGGAACTCCCCGTCGGCCCGCCCGCGTGA
- a CDS encoding amino acid ABC transporter permease, with the protein MKLRRRQRERLSLGIQYLVFVAIIVAVLAAADWGRLADAFFRVDIIESMFPTIITVALRNTILYTVGAFAFGLVFGTILALMRLSRVAPYRWLATAYIELFRGLPALLVLFLVGYGIPIAFPEREIPGGVFGSIAIGLGLTAAAYMAETIRAGIQAVPKGQMEAARTLGMSHVTAMRTIVIPQAFRIVIPPLTNELILLTKDSSLAYVLGVTASTIEVTKFGRDMLNDRVNATPLLVAGLAYLVITLPLSQVVRRLELRYAKAR; encoded by the coding sequence GTGAAGCTGCGACGCCGCCAGCGGGAACGACTGTCCCTCGGCATCCAGTACCTGGTCTTCGTCGCGATCATCGTCGCGGTGCTCGCCGCCGCGGACTGGGGGCGGTTGGCCGACGCGTTCTTCCGCGTCGACATCATCGAGTCGATGTTCCCGACGATCATCACCGTGGCGCTGCGCAACACGATCCTCTACACGGTGGGCGCGTTCGCCTTCGGCCTCGTGTTCGGCACCATCCTCGCGCTGATGCGGCTGTCCCGGGTGGCGCCGTACCGCTGGCTGGCGACCGCGTACATCGAGTTGTTCCGGGGTCTGCCGGCGCTGCTGGTGCTCTTCCTCGTCGGGTACGGCATCCCCATCGCCTTCCCGGAGCGGGAGATCCCCGGCGGCGTGTTCGGTTCGATCGCCATCGGCCTCGGCCTGACCGCCGCCGCGTACATGGCCGAGACCATCCGGGCCGGCATCCAGGCCGTGCCGAAGGGGCAGATGGAGGCGGCCCGCACCCTCGGCATGTCGCACGTCACCGCCATGCGCACCATCGTGATCCCGCAGGCGTTCCGGATCGTCATCCCACCGCTGACGAACGAGCTCATCCTGCTCACCAAGGACTCGTCGCTGGCCTACGTGCTGGGCGTGACGGCATCGACAATCGAGGTCACCAAGTTCGGCCGGGACATGCTCAACGACCGGGTGAACGCCACGCCGCTGCTGGTGGCCGGCCTCGCGTACCTGGTCATCACCCTGCCCCTGTCCCAGGTGGTGCGCCGCCTCGAACTCCGCTACGCCAAGGCCCGGTGA
- a CDS encoding chorismate mutase → MSDKHRIAPPAGSPPAGGVDGPSRIAELRVAIDALDQQIVALLAERTRVVQELTAHKTDEATVRSPERARQVLGRVHDLASRQGIPPEVAVGTYRALIDELTRMQLDMLAARRAAVPLAEK, encoded by the coding sequence GTGAGCGACAAGCACCGGATCGCGCCGCCGGCCGGCTCCCCGCCGGCCGGCGGCGTCGACGGCCCGTCCCGGATCGCCGAGCTGCGGGTCGCCATCGACGCGCTCGACCAGCAGATCGTCGCCCTGCTGGCCGAGCGCACCCGCGTGGTGCAGGAGTTGACCGCGCACAAGACGGACGAGGCGACGGTCCGGTCACCCGAGCGGGCACGGCAGGTGCTGGGCCGGGTGCACGACCTGGCCTCCCGGCAGGGCATTCCGCCGGAGGTCGCGGTCGGCACCTACCGTGCGCTCATCGACGAGCTGACCCGGATGCAGCTCGACATGCTGGCGGCCCGCCGCGCGGCCGTGCCACTGGCGGAGAAGTGA